tccggataacgttctggatccaggaatttttttaagaattCTTCACtgttgcgggatagggggttggccttggcggaggtttgcgctctctgagtgcttctagtttctTTATGTgctgtatttctatgtatgtttgcatgtttcaataaaacaCTGCACCCATTTCCTATCAAACTATAAAAATCGAGGACTGGGTCAATACCTTTTGACAGTGCTATAGCTTTAGAACAGGACAGTAATCTCTAAAAGTTGGTAACTGTTCTACTGTTGGATATGTGTGTCCacatgtgattgtgtgtgtgcagacagatTTACCTCATATACTGCAGAAAGAGGGGAGCTGGATGGGGGAAGAGAGTTGTTGACAAAGAAGAAGAGTGCCTCCTCTGGTCTCAAAGACACGCGCTGACGGATTAGGAAGCACAACTGGccgactaaaaaaaaaaaaagaggaaggaaatACACAGAGCCGGATGGTCCGTGAGTGTCACACGCAGCCGTTGTGTTTAAGATGAGAAAGGtgataaaaagaaatgatggaGACAAGTCATGGTTCAGTCTCAAGACTCAGTTACTATAAAACAAAACTTATGTACAGCTAAGAGAACTATCAttagctttaaaaataatagCTCTTCTCTCTAGACCTTTTTGTTTGAAGTGTCACTGACACATCCAAAAGCTTTGGGAAGTTAAGAGTTACAGGTGGCTTGTAGGATAGTGCAGATATTTGCTGTATAAGCCTGTGTTGGCTGATAACGAAAAATTGCAGCAGAGTAAAGCTGAAACTGccttaaatttatttaaaaacagctttgacATTGCATAGTTTGTCAGTCCCTGTTAAAATGCAACATGTTCTGCTTAGTATATATGCAAATACTCTTTGATGGTACATTTTAAGTTTTTCTGTATCAGCAATATTATTTCACCTGTTAAATCAGAGGGTACTAGGTATTTCTTCTTGTCCAGTTCAGGAGCTCGTGACCTCGGAGCCCTCTCCACAATGATCTggggtgaaagaaagaaaagaaaaaaaaagtagttattcacaaagacagacacaaaAGTACAACTACAAGAACAAATAACTTCACATTACttaataaaatatatgaaataagTTTAAGAAATCATAAATTGAAGATTTATTATTACAAAACTAATTTTAAGGTGAACCTATTATGTCCTTACTTACTTTGTCACATATATAGttacaatggtggatgctcacattaaacatggccaaagtgtCAAATACTGAGGTTAGCAGATGTCCAAGTAATCCTTGACAGGAAAAAACCCACTTTAaggcagcagccaatcagaagacagtTGGCTCAAAGGGAGGGTAGCTACAGCAGCTGCTTTATGAACTGAGACCCAGTAAAAGATAAACAAGGATTATTCTGAAATCTATCTGCTACAGCTCaagaatgccccccccccaaaaaaaaaaaatgtgcacaacTAGGCGACTAATCGCTCCCTATGGTCACTGGTCAGTACCGAATGTTAGTTAGCCtaattgttaagattttaattgatgcccaGTGCCGTAAAtggttgtcctaaatgttatgcagtgatccgtcaccagatggagctgcagccctgataTAGTTATAGAAAATGCCTtaactctgttaatcttggcctgatatttttattaggtctaatattgttagttatttttcaagttttacaaTGTAACCTGAAGTGCACCTCCAAGAAAAACACTGTCATTTCCTTGCATGCATTTCCGACTACTTCCaccaagtttgtacaaagatgcaaaaaaactagagggaaGAAAATCCcagtattttatgtttctgttggcCAGCATCACATGTAAAACACTGGGTCATGACCGAAACGTTATTAGCACACACAATGCGCCTGCAAAAGCATAAAGCCCAGCAACATCATCGGCCACTTATGTAGGTTTCATCGTAGCTCTACAAAGACCCAGTGCTTAAGTCTGAATCAGGCATAAGCTGGAGGACTCtggtggagagggaggtctgggcttcactGCTCAGGCTGCAGCCCCACAACCCGGTCCCAGATgagcggaagaaaatgaatggatggatgtttgtactgtattgttttattatcattttagatttaacttttattgagaGCCGTGTCATGAATTTTAGAACAATGAGCATCGTTCACAATAGGCGGCACATTGCGCCACACTTTTAAGTCCCAATTTATTCGttttcagatgttattttcctcatattttaatgatgtAGAAACAATGTTTGCAGTAACGCGTTTTCACATATTTAACATCaagttttttcctttgttgtctgATTGGAGTATAACGTGCAGTGGTTATAATGCACGAGGccacacagttaagcagcatttaaagttaGATTCATTAATGAAGAAttgcctttgtttagacagtttttgacattgttcATTAAACAGTCTcaaaatttaatttgatatcCGAGTGTTGCTTAGGTTTAGATTAGTcagtctaatttttttccccttgtgaTAGATAAcgcattttaaaattaatattcagGTGAACATAATTCTGAAGTATAAACTAAATTGGATCAGCTGCTGTCATACTCACTGGTATCTTGTCAGGATGCTTGGCCCgaactctctctccctctgctctcctcACTTCTAGTGGTACTGAGCGCTGGTACTGACTGCCCATCTGAAACCATACACAAGCAAACAACATTTCTCACAACAGCTTTATTTACACAGCGGACAAAGGAGAAAGTGCACTAGCTGACTTCAGCAACCAGTGCATTCAGTCAACAAGTGATATTGACAGCTTGAAGAGTGAATCATTGTTTAATGTAAGACGTGGTCATCTTTAGATCAAGTGTTCTGTATAGGTCATACCTGTATTAGGAGATATGTAGTGTGCATTCTGTAGGCAGGGTTGCAAATCCCTTTATGGTGCATTTACACAGTTTTTTTGCACTAATCTGATGAAGTACCttcatttttaccttttttgtttgtaacaCTAAAAGGATTAATAACTTCTTGAGATCTTTGACTCTTTTAATAAGTTAGTACATCAGTACAAAAGTTATAGGCAACTGCTTCGActcttttcagtcattttcaatAACAGTTTAAAGGCCATCCTTCTGACGCCTGCTTCTCAAATGAGGGGATGTGATGCTTTTTAACTGTAATTACAGATGCTCTAATAAAGAAATTGTGAACTTTATAATTTGACCCAAAtctgacatttgtttttgttgtatatatatatatctgacaCAACACACGGCCATCAGAAATGCCACTCTCACTAGTCGTCTTTGCAAATGCAAATTTACTTGGGATTTCTGTCAAAAACAATAAGACATATGCAGCCCTCACAGTGAGCTCTGCAAAGTTGCGATGGgcctttttttaatcattcatgGGAAACAATAATGCgcttggaaaaaaacaaaaaaaaaaacaacaaatttattagaaGTTTACAGGATTCGCTTAAAAGCTGAATACAAAATAATGCTTACATGTGGATTTAGCTCTAACAAACAGCGCAGGGAGACGTTTACGATGAAAACGCATTTCAAAACATCATTTTTAGGTTCAGTCAGGTCAGTACTGACAAAGACAGCACGTGACATTTCCTCGAATGATTTTAATCCAGTGTACATATACCTGTGGTCACGGAAACACCCGTTTGTGGGTTCACGTAGGTTAGGCCACGTCATTtctcacaacagcagcagtgggaCAAGCTCGCTTGCCGTCTGCTTAGCAACTATAAACTAGCCAAACCATTAAGAATGACAGAAATTACTGAGTCCCAGATACTCTGCGTCTATAGCTGAGCATGCACAGACTGGTGTTGATAAAAGTGGGAGACGTCAGATGTTTATGATGCTAGGTAATGCTAGCAATGACTAATAACGCAACACTTGCTGGTCACATaccttaaaaagacaaaaacaagtttTAGTCAAAACAGGtcaaaaaacagacagatgcCAGTGGTCCCCTGGGTTTTCAAATTTCCCCCCAAAAATAGCcgaaatactttttaaaagctCAAAACAACACTCATTACGTATAAAACCGCTATCGCTGTCAAAGATGTCGACTGCTCTACTTATTCTGCTCCTCGAAAACAACAAACACTTTAAAGCCCGCCCGCCGCaaaactggccaatcagagACGAGGATGTGGATTGACTGTGGAAAGCACAGAATTCATTGGGTGGATTCTGCTGTCAATCAACGGTTGTCACCGCCTCATTTTGCTTGAGTGACAGCATATATAACCAATATATGGCTGTATGTGCCGTTGAACTTGAGCCAGGCCCCACGCCCATGGTCTCACACAGCCTGTCTACGTGCACAgcgtgccttttttttttccctttatctGAACTGTTCACTTTGTTCCGAAAAGAGCTCCTGCAGACACATGCCAGCACTTTATGCAAGTGAACTCCTACCGTGTACGTGCAAACTGCCGCTGCTGGCATGCTTTTTGTTTATCAAACAGCCAAAACGAATTTAATGGTGAAAGACATTAAGGTGTGCACAATGTTCAATTATATTTTGAACATTGTAAAGGTCTGTCCATTTTCGAATTCCCCTGCCGATTTTGCATGATATATCTATTCTCCTGCATGCAGGGGCCCACTTTTCAAAAACATGtaatacacaaaaaaatatatatttttttttcaacagtcaTATTTTTTGGGAAAAGATCACTTCTATTAgaaattttttatctttaaacacTAGTCTACTGATGTACACATTTTATGCATCCATTCACATTTATCCATCTAGGATCAcacaggggcaggagcctatcccagctgacactggATAAGAGGTGGTTACACCAGGAGTTGGATGCTCATTTGTAGTGGCCCATCACAGCAGCAACATCATCCGTtgcaaagcaaacaaactgtGCTCATAATatttctccattaaaatgaaattccACGAGATGCCCTTCATAACAAGCCATTCCAACTGCAGGATGTTATAGACAGCagacccagaccttcttgcttcccttaggcagtattattagaaagcattgcatacattttcattgttattcagatgatacccagctttatctacccatgaagccagatgacacacatcagttagttaaacaagaatgtcttaaagacataaaggcctggatgacctctaatttcctgcttctaaattcagataaaactgaagttcttgtacttggccccacaaatcttagaaacgtaGTCTCTAACCAGATATCTACTTTGGATGGCATTAcattggcctccagtaacacactgaaatcttggagtcatttttgaccaggatatgtccttcaatgtacatattaaacaaatatgtaggactgctttttcgcatttgcgcaatatttctaaaattagaaacatcctgcagagtgatgctgaaaagctaattcatgcatttattacttctaggctggattattgtaattcgttattatcaggctgtcctaaaagctccctgaaaagctaacagctgatccaaaatgctgcagctcgagtactgacagggaatagaaagagagagcagatttctcccgtattggcttctcttcattggctccctgttgaaTCCataacagaatttaaaattcttcttctcaaatacaaggtcttgaataatcaggccccatcttaccgTAAAGACCAAaaagtaccgtatcaccccacttcgctctcagactgctggcttacttgtggttcctaggataccaaagagtagaatgggaggcagagccttcagctttcaggcccctcttctgtggaaacagctcccagcttggattagggagacagacaccctctctatttttaagattaggcttgaaactttcctttatgatcgagtttatagttagggctggatcaggtgaccctgaaccctcccttagttatccTTCAATAAGCTTAGGCTGCTctggggttcccatgatgcactcagtgtttcttttcattcacctctttttactctgtttatactccactctgcatttaatcacaaGTTATTATTAATCCCAGGCTCTCTTTCCTGTCAAAAGGGGGAGTTTCCTTCCCATtcttgccaaatgcttgctcataggggctcattttgactgctgggtttttctctgtaatcgttgtagggtctttatcttacaataaaGTGcctcgaggcgactgtttgctgtgatttggcactatataaataaaattgagttgaattcactttttatataaataaatacatttagataaatatgtaactctgcatacttgtgagtaatttcaaactgaatttctgttattactgcggccTTGCGGTTCCTCCATGGCCCACTAGGTGGCcgcagcccacactttgggaaccactgttgTAGAGGATTCTGATGTTGATGATCAAGCATGTGTAAGACATACACAGTAAGAATATCAGACTGTGCTCAGTTTCTGATTTTGTGGTGAGAGATAAATTCTTAAACCCACTGcagataaaaaataatttcGCAAAGGCAGGGACATGTAGATCAGAGGACAGTGAAATTCCCCCAACCCTGCGCAAAATGCACCCTGGATATGACACACTAACACACTGAAAAGGTAATTTAGGGACTCGTTCACATCCACTCGAAATGCCACTGCTGTGCCACTGGCTGGATGagaaaagaaattacaaaaacagacacagcagagcgagatgtctgtgtagattctcagttatccaggtcatagtagtctctggagcttgaaaaaggcgactggacttctttttgtttcttgaagacgtttcacctctcatccgaaaggcttcttcagttctcaaccaaatggtggagagacccaggtatttaaacccctgtgggcgtagtcccctggaggtggttatgaccctctattgatcatgtgctgaacacatgtgcccaggtgtgaagggggcgtgggtcatatttaatcagtggtttcagttgaaaccaacttaggactccgctccattgtttcctgtggcctattgaggtcactggaacaaaggtgtgaatgtgtgaacattgtcatcccatatgtgtcaggcttgtcagagaaactcagaagaattttctccaagcatgacatctcagtatacttcaaaccaagtcacaccctaagacaaaaactggttcatcccaaggacaaacccgccaaacacaagatcagcgatgtagtgtatgctgttcagtgcagtgaagagtgctcggacctctacattggtgaaaccaaacagcctcttcacaaacgaatggcacaacatagaagagccacctcgacaggacaagattcagcagtacatctgcatctgaaggaaaaagggcactcttttgaggatgccaatgttcacattttggacagggaaaacagatggtttgaaagaggagtgaaagaagccatctatgtccactgtgaacaaccatcattgaacagaggaggtggattacgtcaccaactttcccccgcttacagtgctgtcctgagctcccttcccagacgtctcaacccccattcacacctttgttccagtgacctcaataggccacaggaaacaatggagcggagtcctaagttggtttcaactgaaaccactgattaaatatgacccacgcccccttcacacctgggcacatgtgttcagcacatgatcaatagagggtcataaccacctccaggggactacgcccacaggggtttaaatacctgggtctctccaccatttggttgagaactgaagaagcctttcggatgagaggtgaaacgtcttcaagaaacaaaaagaagtccagtcgcctttttcaagctccagagacagcaGAGCGAGATCTTATCGTCTGACTACATACAAAAATCAGCCACCCTCATCATTTTTAACTGCCACTTCAGTAACGTCATCTCACCACTAGGTCTGCCTATACAACTTGTCTGTGTAACTGAACTGCCTATCTATTTTCCAAGATTTTTAAGATGCCATGGCAAAACTGCTACCGCGGCATTAAGCATAGACATATATGGGCCTAACGGGCTAGGGCACTCCCACTTCAACAACGAGGTCACCTGACTGCCCCTCAGATTTTATTTCCAATtatcaaaataatatttaaataaacgAAATACTACATGTGTATTTCTtttgtataataaataaataaaaatgtaatattaaaatttaaaatttaatacaaTTCAAAGGTTGTTAAGCAAAGGATGAAGAAACTTTCCTtaacacttttttccccctttcggTGTCcagaagtcaaaattttgagttacgtATTTCGAGTTACTCAGGCTGAGTCTGTGGTTTTTAGTTACACTGAAGTTGCACGGCTTTCCTATCTGATTTGAGATATTTACAACGGAGGTGTCAGTCGGGGGAAGAAAAATGTTGTAATGG
This window of the Archocentrus centrarchus isolate MPI-CPG fArcCen1 chromosome 16, fArcCen1, whole genome shotgun sequence genome carries:
- the LOC115795032 gene encoding gamma-aminobutyric acid receptor-associated protein-like 1, yielding MGSQYQRSVPLEVRRAEGERVRAKHPDKIPIIVERAPRSRAPELDKKKYLVPSDLTVGQLCFLIRQRVSLRPEEALFFFVNNSLPPSSSPLSAVYEEHHEEDLFLYMTYSNESVYGA